A section of the Leishmania braziliensis MHOM/BR/75/M2904 complete genome, chromosome 13 genome encodes:
- a CDS encoding putative ras-like small GTPases has protein sequence MDQKQMQKLLLMGPGGAGKTCMRSIIFDNYLPRDALRLGITISLDQSQVHILRNLFLNLWDCGGQHRYVTEYLNRQKEYIFRYVGVMLFVFDINSMCRDSHGGLGSAGGIGSEGSNATTDWKLPEMLEYFREAMRFIRQYSPKAKVFVLLHKIDLIHKDIREEIFQARKQEIVNCIDPSDGMDIEFFSTSIWSDSLYLAYSSVVRSLVPHRDILVDTMRSIAIACDAAEVALYERSTFLCLAHINRNITADGSTALFLQGDGKLRTTEVSETVKHFKLSCINNTTSLCGLSIATKTFTALLCPFTECTYVLVVSVDPTVNVELHRLNVNAARRRFEEFLDSDEPTACAMREVL, from the coding sequence ATGGACCAGAAGCAAATGCAGAAGCTGCTCCTAATGGGGCCTGGCGGAGCCGGAAAGACGTGCATGCGCAGTATAATCTTCGATAACTACCTCCCTCGCGACGCGCTGAGACTTGGCATCACCATCTCTCTCGACCAGAGTCAGGTGCACATACTGCGGAACCTCTTTTTGAATCTCTGGGACTGTGGCGGCCAGCACCGCTACGTCACGGAGTACCTGAACCGCCAAAAGGAGTACATCTTCCGCTACGTCGGCGTCATGCTCTTTGTGTTCGACATCAACAGCATGTGCCGCGATAGCCACGGTGGGCTGGGCAGTGCTGGTGGCATTGGTAGCGagggcagcaacgccacGACGGACTGGAAGCTGCCAGAGATGCTGGAGTACTTCCGTGAGGCGATGCGTTTTATTCGTCAATACAGTCCGAAGGCAAAGGTATTCGTTCTCCTGCACAAGATTGATCTTATTCACAAGGATATCCGCGAAGAGATTTTTCAGGCACGCAAGCAAGAGATCGTGAACTGCATTGACCCCAGTGACGGCATGGACATTGAGTTTTTCAGCACGAGCATCTGGTCCGATTCACTTTATTTGGCCTACAGCTCAGTGGTACGTTCGCTAGTGCCGCACCGTGACATTTTGGTGGACACAATGCGGAGCATCGCGATAGCGTGCGACGCTGCCGAGGTGGCGCTGTACGAGCGGAGCACTTTTTTATGCCTGGCGCACATCAATCGCAACATCACCGCTGATGGCTCGACGGCGCTGTTCCTCCAGGGTGATGGGAAGCTGCGCACGACGGAGGTGAGCGAGACGGTGAAGCACTTCAAGCTGAGCTGCATTAACAACACAACCAGCCTATGCGGCCTTAGCATCGCCACGAAGACGTTCACAGCTCTCTTGTGCCCCTTTACGGAGTGCACGTACGTGTTAGTCGTCTCGGTGGACCCGACGGTGAACGtggagctgcaccgcctcaACGTGAACGCCGCACGACGACGCTTTGAGGAGTTCCTTGACTCCGACGAGCCCACAGCATGTGCGATGCGTGAGGTTCTgtaa
- a CDS encoding phosphoprotein phosphatase-like protein, with amino-acid sequence MKKSVPLATSHKAEEGGASVSKAHTFRPACVETSTITFSTGTNSERSRSSSNTDSDAPPNDAFTVAADVEYYLTNTSHHIQIIASPSVMYSSNKPATNAYATTSSFRELPVSSAPQEALLAVNSPPIQTTDVEGRLNVSSCLSSINRPCQVDAVALSPTSNCLRKVLDNADEMLLSRVLTLEDSHHDGGTNTSLGISECSSTNADDLKKDNLPLRNSGKTKDEKRFFSSTPRSGEFVPLIEWLLRRGERGDVGAPAASQEDGGECTQAHFFSEDYLTRLCAAATAVLEKEPTVLELEVLEHDTLVVVGDIHGQFQDLYTSVLCQQYDRHQCNLDGRDRRFLFMGDYVDRGPHSLQVVLLLLALKVEYPTLVYLMRGNHEVERTSRVYGFLTEVTSSLGAATGAAVWSAVNKVFLDLPLAAIVQSLYMRFFVTHGGLSPTLQKVDDISRIDRHAYDTGKLSKEAHSIVEGLLWSDPCSDAGCFAPSSRGCGWNFGPTASSTFCKKNELNFICRAHQLTMDGYFWTHDDRVVTVFSAPNYCGVNNNRGAVMVVSGEASRPFFHQYECYEERNYSCPDLSFHISSYFN; translated from the coding sequence ATGAAAAAGTCTGTGCCGCTCGCCACTTCGCATAAGgcggaagagggaggcgccTCTGTGAGTAAAGCGCATACTTTCCGTCCTGCGTGCGTAGAGACCTCCACCATAACCTTCAGCACTGGCACCAATAGCGAGAGaagccgaagcagcagcaacaccgatAGCGACGCACCCCCCAATGATGCTTTCACGGTGGCGGCAGATGTGGAGTACTACCTGACCAACACTAGCCACCACATCCAAATCATTGCCTCTCCTTCCGTGATgtacagcagcaacaaaCCTGCGACCAACGCCTACGCCACCACGAGTAGCTTTCGTGAGCTGCCAGTGTCCAGTGCTCCTCAGGAGGCTCTGCTCGCTGTGAATTCACCGCCCATCCAGACCACCGATGTCGAGGGTCGCCTCAACGTCTCAAGCTGCTTGAGCAGCATCAATAGGCCATGCCAGGTGGATGCTGTTGCCCTGAGCCCAACCTCCAACTGCCTTCGGAAGGTGTTAGACAACGCCGACGAGATGCTCTTATCACGCGTGCTAACACTTGAAGATAGCCACCACGACGGCGGTACCAACACCTCGCTAGGTATCTCGGAGTGCTCGTCGACGAATGCTGACGACCTAAAGAAGGATAACCTACCCCTTCGCAACAGCGGAAAAACGAAGGATGAGAAgcgtttcttctcttcgACGCCGCGCAGCGGAGAGTTTGTGCCGCTGATTgagtggctgctgcgccgcggcgagcgcggcgacgtcGGTGCACCGGCGGCATCGCaggaggacggcggcgaGTGCACGCAGGCTCACTTCTTCAGCGAGGACTACCTCACGAGGTTgtgcgccgcggcgacggcggtgctggagaaggagccaACGGTGCTGGAGTTGGAGGTGCTGGAACACGAcacgctggtggtggtgggcgaCATCCACGGCCAGTTCCAGGACCTCTACACGAGCGTGCTCTGCCAGCAGTACGACCGGCACCAGTGCAACCTGGACGGACGCGACCGCCGCTTCCTGTTCATGGGCGACTACGTGGACCGCGGCCCGCACAGCCtgcaggtggtgctgctgctgctggcgctgaaAGTGGAGTACCCGACGCTGGTGTACCTGATGCGTGGCAACCACGAGGTGGAGAGGACGTCGCGGGTGTACGGCTTCCTGACGGAGGTGACGTCGTCGCTCGGCGCCGCAACCGGCGCGGCGGTGTGGAGCGCCGTGAACAAGGTGTTCCTCGACCTGCCGCTGGCTGCTATCGTGCAGTCACTGTATATGCGCTTCTTTGTTACTCACGGCGGCCTCTCGCCAACCTTGCAGAAGGTGGATGATATCTCGAGGATCGATCGGCACGCATATGACACTGGCAAGCTGTCGAAGGAGGCGCACAGCATTGTTGAGGGCCTTCTCTGGTCTGATCCATGCTCGGACGCAGGCTGCTTTGCCCCTAGCtcgcgtgggtgtgggtggaaCTTTGGCCCTACCGCTTCGAGCACTTTCTGTAAGAAAAACGAACTGAACTTCATCTGCCGCGCACATCAGCTGACGATGGACGGGTATTTCTGGACGCACGACGACCGCGTCGTGACGGTGTTCTCCGCCCCCAATTACTGCGGCGTCAACAATAACCGTGGCGCCGTCATGGTTGTGTCCGGAGAAGCAAGCAGACCGTTCTTCCATCAGTACGAGTGCTACGAGGAGAGGAACTATTCGTGCCCGGACTTGAGCTTCCACATCTCCTCCTATTTTAACTAA
- a CDS encoding ubiquitin-conjugating enzyme-like protein encodes MVEVPRNFRLLEELEAGEKATGSNQNVSVGLRDTEDIYFHYWNGTIVGPPSSTFEYRILSLEIYCDENYPKVPPHIRFLSKVNLPCVDPDGTVNRNKFHTFKNWDRRTTMEMCLSELRKEMAQPQNRKLTQPPEGSMY; translated from the coding sequence ATGGTCGAGGTACCGCGTAACTTTCgcctgctggaggagctAGAGGCCGGCGAGAAGGCCACAGGAAGTAACCAAAACGTCTCCGTGGGTCTGCGTGACACGGAGGACATCTACTTCCACTACTGGAACGGCACTATCGTAGGCCCCCCTAGCAGCACCTTTGAGTATCGCATCCTGTCGCTGGAGATTTACTGCGATGAGAACTATCCAAAGGTACCGCCGCACATTCGCTTCCTCAGTAAGGTGAACCTGCCCTGCGTCGACCCCGATGGTACGGTGAACCGCAACAAGTTCCACACCTTCAAGAACTGGGACCGCCGAACGACGATGGAAATGTGCCTGTCGGAGCTGCGGAAGGAAAtggcgcagccgcagaaCCGCAAGCTCACGCAGCCACCGGAGGGGTCTATGTACTGA